The Malus domestica chromosome 10, GDT2T_hap1 genome contains a region encoding:
- the LOC103427500 gene encoding cysteine-rich receptor-like protein kinase 10 isoform X1: MSCYHTCIALVNTKTYVMMNHQKLKSMTTLLLIFSIFTLPSFLTITEAVYLYHVCSNTTTFTPNSTFQSNVNRLLSTLSSNSNRSTGFYNATVQTPNNAVYGLFLCRGDVVGTDACETCVATVTAEAPERCPIEKQVVIWYDDCMLRYSDESFFSTSAESPSLYMWNTQNASGITDQNLFNKVLAATVTEVAAQTSNSSHMFATKETSVSGFITLYGFGQCTQDLLSGDCNWCLLEAATQTPRSNAGGRVLKPSCNLRFEIYPFYSSAPPPPASIREGPKVSPANIPPPVPEAKKSNRKVIIIIVVVVVLVAFVTILSSICIYSRVKKRGLQLEVEAKDDTKTVESLQFDLGTIETATNKFSDNNKLGEGGFGVVFKGTLANEQEIAVKRLSKSSRQGVQEFKNEVALVAKLQHRNLVRLLGFCLEGEETLLVYEYVRNKSLDYFLFESRKREQLDWSSRCMIIGGITRGILYLHEDSRHRVIHRDLKASNILLDENMNPKISDFGMARMFGVDDQTQGNTKRIVGTYGYMAPEYAMEGLYSIKSDVYSFGVLLLEITTGRKNFLGFHPTNGAPTLIGYAWKLWNEGKVLELMDPLLKGSCSPNEFLRYVHIGLLCVQEDANNRPTMSSVVLMLKSETISLSKPERPAFFTGRFIDHRDHVAVSAHNCSANGLTISNVVAR, encoded by the exons ATGTCTTGCTACCACACCTGCATTGCTCTTGTTAATACAAAAACATATGTTATGATGAatcaccaaaaattgaaaagcatGACTACccttcttttgattttctccatttttacTCTGCCCAGCTTTCTGACCATTACGGAAGCAGTTTATCTCTACCACGTCTGCTCAAACACCACCACCTTCACCCCAAACTCCACCTTCCAGTCCAACGTCAACCGCCTCCTCTCCACCCTCTCCTCCAACTCCAACCGCTCCACCGGCTTCTACAACGCCACCGTCCAAACCCCAAACAACGCCGTCTACGGCCTCTTCCTCTGCCGCGGCGACGTCGTGGGCACCGACGCTTGCGAAACCTGTGTCGCCACCGTAACCGCCGAGGCCCCAGAACGCTGCCCCATAGAGAAACAGGTGGTGATCTGGTACGACGACTGCATGCTACGCTACTCCGACGAGTCATTCTTTTCCACCTCGGCCGAATCGCCTAGCTTGTACATGTGGAACACGCAGAATGCAAGTGGTATAACGGACCAAAACCTGTTCAACAAGGTACTGGCAGCTACGGTCACCGAGGTGGCCGCTCAGACTTCCAATAGCAGTCACATGTTTGCGACGAAAGAAACGAGTGTTTCAGGTTTCATTACGCTGTACGGATTTGGGCAGTGCACGCAGGATCTGTTGTCTGGAGATTGCAATTGGTGTCTTCTGGAAGCTGCAACACAAACTCCTAGAAGCAATGCTGGGGGACGAGTTCTAAAACCCAGTTGCAATCTTAGGTTTGAAATTTACCCCTTCTACTCCTCCGCCCCACCGCCGCCAGCCTCCATCAGAGAAGGGCCTAAAG TGTCGCCAGCAAATATTCCACCTCCGGTTCCAGAAGCAAAGAAGAGTAACAGAAAAGTAATTATCATCATCGTGGTGGTCGTGGTTTTGGTTGCTTTTGTTACCATTCTCAGCAGCATATGCATTTACTCGAGAGTCAAGAAACGAGGGTTACAACTTGAAGTTGAAG CTAAGGATGATACAAAGACTGTTGAGTCCTTGCAATTCGACTTGGGAACCATTGAAACCGCCACAAACAAGTTTTCTGATAATAACAAGTTAGGTGAAGGCGGATTTGGTGTAGTTTTCAAg GGAACACTTGCTAATGAACAAGAAATTGCAGTGAAGAGGTTGTCAAAAAGCTCTAGACAAGGCGTCCAAGAATTTAAGAACGAGGTTGCATTGGTAGCCAAACTTCAACACAGAAATCTTGTTAGGCTCCTGGGATTTTGTTTGGAAGGAGAGGAAACCCTACTTGTTTATGAATATGTGCGAAACAAAAGTcttgattattttctttttg AATCCAGGAAACGTGAACAGCTGGATTGGTCAAGCCGTTGCATGATAATAGGAGGAATCACTCGAGGAATTTTATATCTTCATGAAGATTCAAGGCATAGAGTTATACATCGTGATCTAAAAGCGAGTAACATCCTGTTAGATGAAAATATGAATCCAAAAATATCAGATTTTGGTATGGCAAGAATGTTTGGAGTGGATGATCAAACTCAAGGAAACACCAAAAGAATTGTCGGCACCTA TGGTTACATGGCTCCAGAGTATGCTATGGAGGGATTGTATTCAATAAAATCTGATGTATATAGCTTCGGAGTACTTTTGCTTGAGATCACAACGGGGAGAAAGAACTTTTTGGGTTTTCATCCGACAAATGGTGCACCGACTCTTATAGGCTAC GCTTGGAAATTATGGAATGAAGGGAAAGTGTTGGAGTTGATGGATCCGTTGTTGAAAGGCTCATGCAGTCCAAATGAATTCCTGAGATACGTTCATATCGGATTATTGTGTGTTCAAGAAGATGCAAACAACAGGCCGACCATGTCATCAGTTGTTCTTATGTTGAAAAGTGAAACCATTAGTCTTTCTAAACCTGAGCGACCAGCCTTCTTTACAGGGAGATTTATTGATCATCGTGATCATGTAGCAGTCAGTGCTCACAATTGCTCGGCCAATGGCTTGACGATTTCTAATGTTGTGGCTCGTTGA
- the LOC103427500 gene encoding cysteine-rich receptor-like protein kinase 10 isoform X3: MMNHQKLKSMTTLLLIFSIFTLPSFLTITEAVYLYHVCSNTTTFTPNSTFQSNVNRLLSTLSSNSNRSTGFYNATVQTPNNAVYGLFLCRGDVVGTDACETCVATVTAEAPQRCPVEKQVVIGYDDCMLRYSNESFFSTATESPRLYMSNNKNATDPTRFNQVLAASMNMVATEAANDADKFATNQANVSGLISVYSLGQCTQDLSEADCNRCLRLAIAQLPNCCNGKLGGRVLFPSCHVRYEVYPFYAKNSMSAPEPAPGPPPPLPPPPTGKSKTPTSTIVAIAVPISVSVLLFVVGYCCITRRARKKYNQAAADEPSGENDITTVESLQFDFATIQAATSNFSDDHKLGEGGFGQVYKGILSNGQEVAVKRLSMNSDQGAEEFKNEMVLVAKLQHRNLVRLLGFCLEGEEKILVYEYVPNKSLDHFLFDPEKQGQLDWSRRYKIISGIARGIMYLHEDSRLRIIHRDLKASNILLDGEMHPKISDFGMARIFGVDQTQANTNRIVGTFGYMSPEYAMHGRFSVKSDLYSFGVLVLEIIAGKKNSYFLQTDAAEDLLSHAWKLWKDGAPLELLDPCLRDSYSRTEVIRCIHISLLCVQEDPADRPTMQSVILMLNSYSLTLPLPQQPVFFHQSRAVGNMSEATMDSAQSISKSSPSVYEKSITEVYPR; this comes from the exons ATGATGAatcaccaaaaattgaaaagcatGACTACccttcttttgattttctccatttttacTCTGCCCAGCTTTCTGACCATTACGGAAGCAGTTTATCTCTACCACGTCTGCTCAAACACCACCACCTTCACCCCAAACTCCACCTTCCAGTCCAACGTCAACCGCCTCCTCTCCACCCTCTCCTCCAACTCCAACCGCTCCACCGGCTTCTACAACGCCACCGTCCAAACCCCAAACAACGCCGTCTACGGCCTCTTCCTCTGCCGCGGCGACGTCGTGGGCACCGACGCTTGCGAAACCTGTGTCGCCACCGTAACCGCCGAG GCCCCACAACGCTGCCCCGTAGAAAAACAGGTGGTGATCGGTTACGACGACTGCATGCTACGCTACTCCAACGAGTCATTCTTCTCCACCGCCACCGAGTCGCCCCGCCTGTACATGTCGAACAATAAAAACGCCACCGACCCGACTCGGTTCAACCAGGTCCTGGCGGCCAGTATGAACATGGTGGCTACCGAGGCTGCCAACGACGCCGACAAGTTCGCGACGAATCAAGCAAATGTAAGCGGGTTGATTTCGGTGTACAGCCTCGGGCAGTGCACGCAGGACCTGTCGGAAGCGGATTGTAACCGCTGTCTTCGGTTGGCCATAGCCCAACTTCCGAATTGCTGTAATGGGAAACTCGGAGGACGAGTTTTGTTTCCGAGTTGTCATGTTAGGTACGAAGTCTACCCCTTCTACGCCAAGAACTCCATGTCAGCACCTGAGCCTGCACCAGGGCCGCCTCCTCCTCTCCCTCCTCCGCCTACAG GAAAAAGCAAAACCCCAACTAGTACAATTGTTGCCATTGCTGTACCAATATCTGTATCTGTGCTACTTTTTGTTGTGGGTTACTGCTGCATAACTAGgagagcaagaaagaagtacaatCAAGCAGCAGCAGACGAACCAAGCG GTGAGAATGACATTACTACTGTCGAGTCTTTGCAATTTGATTTTGCTACCATCCAAGCAGCTACGAGCAATTTCTCCGATGATCACAAGTTAGGCGAAGGTGGTTTCGGTCAAGTTTACAAG GGTATACTTTCAAACGGCCAAGAAGTAGCTGTGAAGAGGCTATCAATGAACTCTGACCAAGGCGCGGAAGAGTTTAAGAACGAGATGGTATTGGTAGCCAAGCTTCAACACCGAAATTTGGTTAGGCTCTTGGGATTTTGCTTGGAAGGCGAAGAAAAGATTCTTGTTTATGAATATGTGCCCAACAAAAGCCTTGACCATTTCCTATTTG ACCCCGAGAAACAAGGACAATTGGATTGGTCAAGACGTTACAAGATTATTTCAGGAATTGCTCGAGGAATTATGTACCTGCATGAAGATTCCCGACTTAGAATTATACATCGTGATCTCAAAGCCAGCAATATATTGTTAGATGGGGAGATGCATCCAAAAATATCTGATTTTGGCATGGCCAGGATCTTTGGGGTTGATCAAACTCAAGCAAACACAAACAGAATTGTCGGAACATT TGGTTATATGTCTCCCGAGTATGCAATGCACGGACGTTTTTCTGTTAAGTCCGATTTGTATAGTTTTGGTGTTTTAGTGCTAGAAATCATCGCTGGCAAGAAGAACAGTTACTTCCTTCAGACCGATGCAGCTGAGGACCTCCTAAGCCAT GCTTGGAAGTTATGGAAAGATGGGGCACCTTTGGAATTGTTGGATCCGTGTCTGAGAGACTCTTATTCGAGGACTGAAGTAATCAGATGCATCCATATCAGCTTACTTTGTGTTCAGGAAGATCCAGCTGACAGGCCTACAATGCAATCAGTAATTCTCATGCTCAATAGCTACTCTCTTACTCTGCCATTACCTCAACAACCGGTATTTTTCCACCAAAGTAGAGCAGTGGGAAACATGTCAGAGGCAACGATGGACTCCGCTCAATCTATCAGCAAGTCATCTCCGTCCGTTTATGAAAAATCTATCACTGAAGTATACCCTAGATAA
- the LOC103427500 gene encoding cysteine-rich receptor-like protein kinase 10 isoform X2, whose amino-acid sequence MKNMTTLLLIFSVFILLSFPTSTEADYLVHYCPNTTTFTPNSTFQSNLNRLLSTLSSNANRSTGFYNATVQTTNNAVYGLFLCRGDVAGTQACETCVATAISEAPQRCPVEKQVVIGYDDCMLRYSNESFFSTATESPRLYMSNNKNATDPTRFNQVLAASMNMVATEAANDADKFATNQANVSGLISVYSLGQCTQDLSEADCNRCLRLAIAQLPNCCNGKLGGRVLFPSCHVRYEVYPFYAKNSMSAPEPAPGPPPPLPPPPTGKSKTPTSTIVAIAVPISVSVLLFVVGYCCITRRARKKYNQAAADEPSGENDITTVESLQFDFATIQAATSNFSDDHKLGEGGFGQVYKGILSNGQEVAVKRLSMNSDQGAEEFKNEMVLVAKLQHRNLVRLLGFCLEGEEKILVYEYVPNKSLDHFLFDPEKQGQLDWSRRYKIISGIARGIMYLHEDSRLRIIHRDLKASNILLDGEMHPKISDFGMARIFGVDQTQANTNRIVGTFGYMSPEYAMHGRFSVKSDLYSFGVLVLEIIAGKKNSYFLQTDAAEDLLSHAWKLWKDGAPLELLDPCLRDSYSRTEVIRCIHISLLCVQEDPADRPTMQSVILMLNSYSLTLPLPQQPVFFHQSRAVGNMSEATMDSAQSISKSSPSVYEKSITEVYPR is encoded by the exons atgaaaaacatgactacccttcttttgattttctcCGTTTTTATTCTGCTCAGCTTTCCGACCAGTACGGAAGCTGATTACCTGGTTCACTACTGCCCAAACACCACTACCTTCACCCCAAACTCCACCTTCCAGTCCAACCTCAACCGCCTCCTTTCCACCCTCTCCTCCAACGCTAACCGTTCCACCGGTTTCTACAACGCCACAGTCCAAACCACAAACAACGCCGTCTACGGCCTTTTCCTCTGCCGCGGCGACGTCGCGGGAACCCAAGCTTGCGAAACCTGTGTCGCCACCGCAATTTCCGAGGCCCCACAACGCTGCCCCGTAGAAAAACAGGTGGTGATCGGTTACGACGACTGCATGCTACGCTACTCCAACGAGTCATTCTTCTCCACCGCCACCGAGTCGCCCCGCCTGTACATGTCGAACAATAAAAACGCCACCGACCCGACTCGGTTCAACCAGGTCCTGGCGGCCAGTATGAACATGGTGGCTACCGAGGCTGCCAACGACGCCGACAAGTTCGCGACGAATCAAGCAAATGTAAGCGGGTTGATTTCGGTGTACAGCCTCGGGCAGTGCACGCAGGACCTGTCGGAAGCGGATTGTAACCGCTGTCTTCGGTTGGCCATAGCCCAACTTCCGAATTGCTGTAATGGGAAACTCGGAGGACGAGTTTTGTTTCCGAGTTGTCATGTTAGGTACGAAGTCTACCCCTTCTACGCCAAGAACTCCATGTCAGCACCTGAGCCTGCACCAGGGCCGCCTCCTCCTCTCCCTCCTCCGCCTACAG GAAAAAGCAAAACCCCAACTAGTACAATTGTTGCCATTGCTGTACCAATATCTGTATCTGTGCTACTTTTTGTTGTGGGTTACTGCTGCATAACTAGgagagcaagaaagaagtacaatCAAGCAGCAGCAGACGAACCAAGCG GTGAGAATGACATTACTACTGTCGAGTCTTTGCAATTTGATTTTGCTACCATCCAAGCAGCTACGAGCAATTTCTCCGATGATCACAAGTTAGGCGAAGGTGGTTTCGGTCAAGTTTACAAG GGTATACTTTCAAACGGCCAAGAAGTAGCTGTGAAGAGGCTATCAATGAACTCTGACCAAGGCGCGGAAGAGTTTAAGAACGAGATGGTATTGGTAGCCAAGCTTCAACACCGAAATTTGGTTAGGCTCTTGGGATTTTGCTTGGAAGGCGAAGAAAAGATTCTTGTTTATGAATATGTGCCCAACAAAAGCCTTGACCATTTCCTATTTG ACCCCGAGAAACAAGGACAATTGGATTGGTCAAGACGTTACAAGATTATTTCAGGAATTGCTCGAGGAATTATGTACCTGCATGAAGATTCCCGACTTAGAATTATACATCGTGATCTCAAAGCCAGCAATATATTGTTAGATGGGGAGATGCATCCAAAAATATCTGATTTTGGCATGGCCAGGATCTTTGGGGTTGATCAAACTCAAGCAAACACAAACAGAATTGTCGGAACATT TGGTTATATGTCTCCCGAGTATGCAATGCACGGACGTTTTTCTGTTAAGTCCGATTTGTATAGTTTTGGTGTTTTAGTGCTAGAAATCATCGCTGGCAAGAAGAACAGTTACTTCCTTCAGACCGATGCAGCTGAGGACCTCCTAAGCCAT GCTTGGAAGTTATGGAAAGATGGGGCACCTTTGGAATTGTTGGATCCGTGTCTGAGAGACTCTTATTCGAGGACTGAAGTAATCAGATGCATCCATATCAGCTTACTTTGTGTTCAGGAAGATCCAGCTGACAGGCCTACAATGCAATCAGTAATTCTCATGCTCAATAGCTACTCTCTTACTCTGCCATTACCTCAACAACCGGTATTTTTCCACCAAAGTAGAGCAGTGGGAAACATGTCAGAGGCAACGATGGACTCCGCTCAATCTATCAGCAAGTCATCTCCGTCCGTTTATGAAAAATCTATCACTGAAGTATACCCTAGATAA
- the LOC103427500 gene encoding cysteine-rich receptor-like protein kinase 10 isoform X4, which translates to MSCYHTCIALVNTKTYVMMNHQKLKSMTTLLLIFSIFTLPSFLTITEAVYLYHVCSNTTTFTPNSTFQSNVNRLLSTLSSNSNRSTGFYNATVQTPNNAVYGLFLCRGDVVGTDACETCVATVTAEAPERCPIEKQVVIWYDDCMLRYSDESFFSTSAESPSLYMWNTQNASGITDQNLFNKVLAATVTEVAAQTSNSSHMFATKETSVSGFITLYGFGQCTQDLLSGDCNWCLLEAATQTPRSNAGGRVLKPSCNLRFEIYPFYSSAPPPPASIREGPKANIPPPVPEAKKSNRKVIIIIVVVVVLVAFVTILSSICIYSRVKKRGLQLEVEAKDDTKTVESLQFDLGTIETATNKFSDNNKLGEGGFGVVFKGTLANEQEIAVKRLSKSSRQGVQEFKNEVALVAKLQHRNLVRLLGFCLEGEETLLVYEYVRNKSLDYFLFESRKREQLDWSSRCMIIGGITRGILYLHEDSRHRVIHRDLKASNILLDENMNPKISDFGMARMFGVDDQTQGNTKRIVGTYGYMAPEYAMEGLYSIKSDVYSFGVLLLEITTGRKNFLGFHPTNGAPTLIGYAWKLWNEGKVLELMDPLLKGSCSPNEFLRYVHIGLLCVQEDANNRPTMSSVVLMLKSETISLSKPERPAFFTGRFIDHRDHVAVSAHNCSANGLTISNVVAR; encoded by the exons ATGTCTTGCTACCACACCTGCATTGCTCTTGTTAATACAAAAACATATGTTATGATGAatcaccaaaaattgaaaagcatGACTACccttcttttgattttctccatttttacTCTGCCCAGCTTTCTGACCATTACGGAAGCAGTTTATCTCTACCACGTCTGCTCAAACACCACCACCTTCACCCCAAACTCCACCTTCCAGTCCAACGTCAACCGCCTCCTCTCCACCCTCTCCTCCAACTCCAACCGCTCCACCGGCTTCTACAACGCCACCGTCCAAACCCCAAACAACGCCGTCTACGGCCTCTTCCTCTGCCGCGGCGACGTCGTGGGCACCGACGCTTGCGAAACCTGTGTCGCCACCGTAACCGCCGAGGCCCCAGAACGCTGCCCCATAGAGAAACAGGTGGTGATCTGGTACGACGACTGCATGCTACGCTACTCCGACGAGTCATTCTTTTCCACCTCGGCCGAATCGCCTAGCTTGTACATGTGGAACACGCAGAATGCAAGTGGTATAACGGACCAAAACCTGTTCAACAAGGTACTGGCAGCTACGGTCACCGAGGTGGCCGCTCAGACTTCCAATAGCAGTCACATGTTTGCGACGAAAGAAACGAGTGTTTCAGGTTTCATTACGCTGTACGGATTTGGGCAGTGCACGCAGGATCTGTTGTCTGGAGATTGCAATTGGTGTCTTCTGGAAGCTGCAACACAAACTCCTAGAAGCAATGCTGGGGGACGAGTTCTAAAACCCAGTTGCAATCTTAGGTTTGAAATTTACCCCTTCTACTCCTCCGCCCCACCGCCGCCAGCCTCCATCAGAGAAGGGCCTAAAG CAAATATTCCACCTCCGGTTCCAGAAGCAAAGAAGAGTAACAGAAAAGTAATTATCATCATCGTGGTGGTCGTGGTTTTGGTTGCTTTTGTTACCATTCTCAGCAGCATATGCATTTACTCGAGAGTCAAGAAACGAGGGTTACAACTTGAAGTTGAAG CTAAGGATGATACAAAGACTGTTGAGTCCTTGCAATTCGACTTGGGAACCATTGAAACCGCCACAAACAAGTTTTCTGATAATAACAAGTTAGGTGAAGGCGGATTTGGTGTAGTTTTCAAg GGAACACTTGCTAATGAACAAGAAATTGCAGTGAAGAGGTTGTCAAAAAGCTCTAGACAAGGCGTCCAAGAATTTAAGAACGAGGTTGCATTGGTAGCCAAACTTCAACACAGAAATCTTGTTAGGCTCCTGGGATTTTGTTTGGAAGGAGAGGAAACCCTACTTGTTTATGAATATGTGCGAAACAAAAGTcttgattattttctttttg AATCCAGGAAACGTGAACAGCTGGATTGGTCAAGCCGTTGCATGATAATAGGAGGAATCACTCGAGGAATTTTATATCTTCATGAAGATTCAAGGCATAGAGTTATACATCGTGATCTAAAAGCGAGTAACATCCTGTTAGATGAAAATATGAATCCAAAAATATCAGATTTTGGTATGGCAAGAATGTTTGGAGTGGATGATCAAACTCAAGGAAACACCAAAAGAATTGTCGGCACCTA TGGTTACATGGCTCCAGAGTATGCTATGGAGGGATTGTATTCAATAAAATCTGATGTATATAGCTTCGGAGTACTTTTGCTTGAGATCACAACGGGGAGAAAGAACTTTTTGGGTTTTCATCCGACAAATGGTGCACCGACTCTTATAGGCTAC GCTTGGAAATTATGGAATGAAGGGAAAGTGTTGGAGTTGATGGATCCGTTGTTGAAAGGCTCATGCAGTCCAAATGAATTCCTGAGATACGTTCATATCGGATTATTGTGTGTTCAAGAAGATGCAAACAACAGGCCGACCATGTCATCAGTTGTTCTTATGTTGAAAAGTGAAACCATTAGTCTTTCTAAACCTGAGCGACCAGCCTTCTTTACAGGGAGATTTATTGATCATCGTGATCATGTAGCAGTCAGTGCTCACAATTGCTCGGCCAATGGCTTGACGATTTCTAATGTTGTGGCTCGTTGA